In the Gossypium arboreum isolate Shixiya-1 chromosome 10, ASM2569848v2, whole genome shotgun sequence genome, one interval contains:
- the LOC108465824 gene encoding phospholipase D alpha 1 (The RefSeq protein has 4 substitutions compared to this genomic sequence) gives MEETLLHGTLHATIYEVDRLHDGGGNFFGKLVANVQETIGIGIGVPKIYATIDLERARVGRTRTIENETSNPRWYESFHIYCAHNASNVVFTVKDDNPIGATQIGRAYVPVKDLTEGDEVDRWVVILDEDKNPIKSGGKIHVKLQYFDVTKDRNWARGIVNRKFPGVPYTFYPQRKGCKVSLYQDAHIPDGFVPKIPLAGGKNYEPHRCWEDIFDAITNAKHMIYITGWSVYTEIALVRDSRRPKPGGDITIGELLKKKASEGVRVNMLVWDDRTSVGLLKKDGLMATHDEETEQFFKDTDVNCVLCPRNPDDGGSFVQELQISTMFTHHQKIVVVDAAMPNGDPEKRRIVSFVGGIDLCDGRYDTPFHSLFRTLDTAHHDDFHQPNFTDASITKGGPREPWHDIHSRLEGPIAWDVLFNFEQRWKRQGGKDVLLQLRELEDVIIPPSPVTFPDDHETWNVQLFRSIDGGAAFGFPETPEDAARAGLVSGKDNIIDRSIQDAYINAIRRAKNFIYIENQYFLGSSFDWSPDDIKPEDINALHLIPKELSLKIVSKIEAGERFTVYVVVPMWPEGIPESASVQAILDWQRRTMDMMYKDVIQALRAKGSDENPRNYLTFFCLGNREVKKSGEYEPSERPDPDTDYARAQEARRFMIYVHAKMMIVDDEYIIIGSANINQRSMDGARDSEIAMGAYQPYHLSLREPARGQVHGFRLSLWYEHLGMLDDTFLAPESEECVRKVNQVADKYWDLYSSESLERDLPGHLLRYPIGVSSDGSVTELPGAEFFPDTKARVLGAKSDYLPPILTT, from the exons ATGGAGGAAACTTTGCTCCATGGGACTTTACATGCTACGATCTATGAAGTTGATAGGCTTCATGATGGAGGTGGAAACTTCTTCGGCAAG CTTGTGGCAAATGTTCAGGAGACTATTGGCATTGGCAAAGGAGTTCCAAAGATTTATGCAACTATTGATCTTGAAAGGGCCAGAGTTGGACGAACCAGAACAATAGAAAATGAAACTTCCAACCCTAGGTGGTATGAGTCTTTCCACATTTACTGTGCCCATAATGCTTCCAATGTGGTGTTCACTGTCAAAGACGACAATCCTATTGGAGCAACTCTGATTGGAAGAGCATATGTCCCTGTTAAGGATCTCACAGAAGGGGATGAAGTGGATAGGTGGGTTGTAATCCTGGATGAAGACAAGAATCCCATAAAAAGTGGTGGTAAAATCCATGTGAAGCTTCAATATTTTGATGTGACAAAGGACCGCAACTGGGCCCGTGGTATCGTAAGTCGTAAGTTTCCTGGAGTTCCCTATACGTTTTATCCGCAGAGAAAAGGGTGTAAAGTTTCTCTGTACCAGGATGCCCATATCCCTGACGGATTTGTTCCTAAAATTCCTCTTGCTGGAGGCAAGAATTATGAGCCACATAGATGCTGGGAAGATATTTTTGATGCTATCACCAATGCTAAACACATGATCTACATTACTGGTTGGTCTGTTTATACTGAGATCGCTTTGGTGAGAGACTCAAGAAGGCCAAAGCCTGGGGGTGACATCACTATTGGTGAATTGCTAAAAAAGAAAGCAAGTGAAGGTGTCAGGGTTAATATGCTTGTTTGGGATGATAGAACATCTGTTGGATTGCTGAAGAAGGATGGGTTAATGGCCACCCATGATGAGGAAACTGAACAATTCTTCAAGGATACTGATGTCAACTGTGTCTTATGCCCTCGTAATCCAGATGATGGTGGAAGTTTTGTCCAGGAATTACAAATATCTACCATGTTCACTCATCACCAGAAGATTGTTGTAGTGGATGCTGCAATGCCTAATGGAGATCCAGAGAAAAGGAGAATTGTGAGCTTTGTTGGAGGTATTGATCTTTGTGATGGGAGATATGACACACCTTTCCATTCCCTGTTCAGGACCTTGGACACCGCTCACCATGATGATTTCCATCAGCCAAACTTCACTGATGCTTCAATCACCAAAGGTGGACCAAGGGAACCTTGGCACGATATCCACTCCCGACTGGAAGGGCCAATTGCCTGGGATGTCTTGTTCAATTTTGAGCAAAGATGGAAACGACAAGGCGGTAAAGATGTGCTTCTTCAGCTGAGGGAACTTGAAGATGTCATCATTCCCCCATCTCCAGTTACATTTCCTGATGACCATGAAACTTGGAATGTACAGTTATTTAGATCAATTGATGGTGGGGCAGCTTTTGGTTTCCCtgagacacctgaagatgctgcCAGGGCTGGGCTTGTGAGTGGAAAGGACAATATCATTGACCGAAGTATTCAGGATGCCTATATTAATGCTATACGACGAGCAAAGAATTTTATCTATATTGAAAATCAGTATTTCCTCGGAAGCTCATTTGACTGGAGTCCTGATGACATTAAGCCTGAGGATATTAATGCTTTGCATCTGATtcccaaagaactttcacttaaaATTGTTAGCAAGATCGAAGCAGGAGAGAGGTTTACCGTTTATGTTGTTGTCCCTATGTGGCCAGAAGGAATCCCAGAGAGTGCCTCAGTTCAGGCAATATTAGATTGGCAGAGAAGGACGATGGACATGATGTATAAGGATGTTGTTCAGGCTCTCAGAGCCAAGGGTAGCGATGAGAATCCCAGAAACTATTTAACATTTTTCTGCCTTGGGAACCGAGAGGTTAAGAAGAGTGGAGAATATGAACCTTCTGAAAGACCCGACCCTGATACAGATTATGCCAGGGCTCAGGAGGCCCGTCGTTTCATGATCTATGTTCATGCTAAAATGATGATTG TTGATGATGAATACATAATAATTGGGTCTGCCAACATCAACCAGCGATCCATGGATGGTGCTAGAGACTCTGAAATAGCCATGGGAGCCTATCAACCATATCATTTATCATTAAGGGAACCAGCACGAGGTCAGGTCCATGGTTTCCGTTTGTCACTGTGGTATGAGCACCTTGGCATGCTTGATGACACATTCCTCGCACCAGAAAGTGAAGAGTGTGTCAGGAAGGTGAATCAGGTTGCTGACAAATATTGGGATCTCTATTCAAGTGAGTCACTTGAGCGAGACTTGCCTGGACACCTACTCCGCTACCCCATCGGTGTTTCTAGTGATGGATCTGTCACTGAATTGCCTGGCGCCGAGTTCTTCCCTGACACAAAGGCTCGTGTTCTTGGTGCCAAATCTGATTATCTGCCACCTATCCTCACTACTTAG